The region GTCCATGAAAGTTGCAAGACCACCAAAACTAGGCAAAGGCTTCCCATAGTTTTTTTCTCCAAAAAAAGAGAGGGTGAGTGATGAGATACGGATGGAATTAGTGATAATTATTTCGAGAATGGTAAGCTTGGAAGACTAGATGGGTCAAAGTCTCTCAAAGTTGAGTGACTCAGGGGGATTTGGTTATGAGGAATTTAAGGCTTTGATTACATATGTTTTTGAAAGCAGGTTGGAACAAACACTCAGCATTTCCAAACGCTTTCCTGGAAATTGCTCCAAAGTGATAAAAGAGAAGTTATTTGAAGGGTCTACTAATAGTTGGATTTGCAACAATGaataaaatattctaaatttaATCACCTTTTTACCCAATTAGAAAGTTTAAAATAGTTTCATGGATGAAGGAAACAAAAATGTAGGCCTTACTGTTACTGCCTTCAGGTTTAAACatgtaattcaaattcaattacttcaaatattattaataagtatAGCAAATGTCttattaaattgatcaaaataaaaaccaaatttaataaataattttcttatatatTAAAATGTTACATATTTAAATTAACGGAAtgctattaatattattatcgattagatttcaatttttaaaatgggaaaacataataacaatacttttaaagtaaaattatatggattaacaaaataattaaaccaaaatataatttacaactttattattatttatttgaaaacatTAATCATAAATTGTAAGATGATcatctatatataaaaaaacttatcaatggatcatacaattcaattacaCAAGTAGACACATGATACTCaaattaatagtattttttttaatatatattggtTATTTTTACCTATAATTTCGTGCcaacatcttcttaattattCTCAGTTTACAAATTAATAAAATCTCAATTATATCACATAAAAGTCTATCCCATTTTATACggtaaattaataaaatcttaGTTGTACCATATAAAAGTCTATCCCACTTTATATATGAATCcgcgaaccaaaattcaaatagttcttttctctaaTCTCTGACACTGAACGTCAGATGGATTTAGATTTAAGGTATATTCTTTTACTCGTCGATAGATACTGATTCGTCGTACTGATCATCGAATCGTTGCTTTGAACTTGCTagcaaaatttttttctaaaaaaaaatgaaCCCAgtgacatatatatatttttttgaatatatagttcagtgatttaaatgaaaactttcgaatagttaaatgatcaaattgcaattttttagttaagtggccaaaacaaaaacttactcATAGTTTAGTGAttaatggtgtagtttacccttataaAAAATGTCTACAACTCTTATTTAGAGGTTTTTATAGGTCATGTCCATACATATTGTATCAATATCATATATAGTTATCCAAATTCGATCCTACTTGAAATATAAGACTCAAATTTTGTTCAAGCTTATATTTGTAAATGCTAACTTAAGTCCATTTAAGGTGATCCatgttaactttttatttttaaaatataattattctatttaatatttagtaattatatatatcttttattattattttatattttttattaaaattttaaatataaacaatttaacatatatatttttaatgtttacattatagtttagtatatttaatttttatacgatataaattacaatatataaaagaaaaaaaaacctatgaCAAACTTAGGCCAAGTCGAGTTTTAGCTTTGAATTTTAGAGTTTGAGCTTGACCTATATTTTAAACatgctttttttttctcaaactcAATTTTGGTCTCTAATATTTCTATTCAAAGTCTCCTTAATTTCAGGTAGATCTTCGGGTTTGGGTGGGTAACCTTTCTCTTCCTGAAATAGTAAATAATTTTACTAGatattataaaatcatataaaaatagttaaaatgttATAAAGTGTTATAAAAACATAGCTTAAACAATTATCAACTGTTGTTTATCCTATGACCCCCATTCACACATATACTAACATTTATATTCATGGATAAggtatatgaatgtgattggagTTTGATCAGCTTATCTACTCCAACTCCAGTGCTCTAATTTCACACATATACTAACATTCATATTCATAGATGAGGTCTTCCACGACCTTAGTTTTTACAGCATTgttctatatataaatataaaacatgtcTCTCCATCCAATAATATTAATTCATGATGAAAAGAAGCCTCCTTTCATTACCACTAATCTCAATTAATCTTCATGTTGTAGCCTGTAAAAGAAGCCTCCATTTTCTTCTAGTCTCACAAGTTCTCTAtaacatacacacatatatatagtaCAATGGTTAATTTGAATGGATGGGAAGTGGGAATCAATTACAGGCCTCTCTGAACTCCAAACCTGAAAGGAAGGTACGGCTGCCAATTCATGAGTGCCCCTGGATGCGTACATTATATGATGTTGATCAAGATTTTCATTAAAGAGGGAATTGTAATGGCAGATCAACAACTATATGTTGCAACACATGaagcaaaacttgttaattagtGAGATaaacaaatgaagaagatggTGGCTTTACGAAAGAAGGTCGGGTGAAGGTTCATAACTTGCAATTCTTCTGTTGCTGTTATTGTCAAAGGACAGAGAACAAGAAGCAAAAACATGCAGCTAAGAAGCATGAAACAATCTGCTTATTCATTCAACTACAAAAGCAATACATTTAAAGTCAGTTGCTTCACCAAATGCTTTACTACTCCCACTAACTATATTGAAACCAACAAAACATTGCTTACACACATGAATAAGCTGACTAATCAACTCTATCAACACCTAAACATATAGAAAAACATGAACAACAAAGTTCATTCTTAACTAAATTACATAACAAAAGAACTAAACAAGTTTGCCATGCAGCTCGCCACCTACGAAGTCATTTTGCAGCTCTCCACTTCGTGGTGTCATCTCGCAGCTCTCCACTTCGCATAGACATCTCGTAGTTCTCCACTTGTGGAGACAGCTCGCACTTCACTACTTCGCGGTGTCAGCTCGCACTTTGACATGTGCTTGAGCTGTTGCTTGGTTAGCCAACTTGTAATAGCTTTCCATTTGGAAATCCCACCAATAATATTGTTATCGGAAAAACCTAAAACCCACAAATGTGATGTTTGAAAAAAAATCTCCGAGTGAACCACACATCTTTTactcattttaaaataaaataaaataaaacaaaacagtcAAGTTAACCAAGTTTTAATTGTTCCACTAAAGTCTATCCCATGTTAGACTTAGTGCAATTTACATTTTTTCTTTtgtagaagaaagaaagaagagacaAGACATTGTTTTCTTGGGAACCAAGTCTTAATTATATCCCAATTTCATTGTCCATActttatattttgttaatgaaATTATTGTCTGAAATAAAGAATACGTAAAAGTACATTTGTGGATTTGGAATTTAAGGATTCATGCTAAAGTGATCAGAAAGTTATGAGAATTCAACATCCTTTGGACTCCAATTTGGAAATTTAATCAGAAAGTTATCAGAAAGTTTTAAAGAGTGGGTTGAATATTTTGTTTGTATTGATATTCGTCATCGTATTTTGAAAATATGCGGAAATTTGCCATTAAActtttatgtgattaaattttactattaagcattaaattttaattaaattttactacTCAGTATCAATTTTAATGatttgaaaacataatttaataataaaatttatttcagtCAAAAATAGAATGTTGATAATGGCAAGAAAAGAGTGAAAAATAGAACACGTGAAAACTCTCTTGGGAAAAAAATCacgagcagaggagaagaaaaatcACTATATTACAAGGAGTATAGACTGCGTCTATTTATAGATTCAGAAAACATTATTCTAACCAACATCTAATAGAAGTAATGCGGTAAGGTTGAAATAActtattcaaatcaatatcaaacagaggaagtaaacttctatacGAATCCACGTcgatttaaataaaatcaatatcattcgaattcaacataACAAACAGAGGAAGTAAACTTCTATATGGATCCACCTCCGCCCCTTGGCCTTCGCCCTTGTGGATCCCCCCATCTTgccacttatattttattttaataagaatttgggtcacaactCTAAcactttcaaatattttatttaatagttattttaacttataaatattaaaaatcaataaattaagtttaaatttctatttaatgaaataaaaacttggaaaatgaaaatatacatatcttaaaaggaaaaaaaaattaagttaaagtaCTAGTTGCTTAACAGCTTATGTTTATGCACTACTTATAAAATTTAAGTGTTGATGGTTTTATATTAAGAATAAGAATTGAAAGTTGAAGAACAATAAATCAATTGTTTCATTAAATTgaacaaatttattatttcaatcttataatttataattatttgtgaaatttggCTTGCAAATCATATTTAAACTCCTTCATAACAATTACAATTTGGcatcaaaattcatatttaatatttgccTAAAAGTTTAAGTTTATGGTGTACTTAAAACATATCTACACAACACTcacaaatacaaatttaaaaattatgatcaACACAAAGACCCTTGCTCCCAAGGAACTGAACATGCTGAATCTTTCCATCCAATTCAATCTTGAGTTCTAATGCCACTATcacaaattacaaaaatagaaaaaaataaacatttttttaactaaaataatagATTAAGAAAGATGAAACTTAAGAAATACTTGTTAGAAAAGAAACTCACCTAAGTGATGTTGGATGCATAGCTAGTTTCTTCTTGGTCTGTTTCTTCGTATCCACCTCATGAAATTGTATTGCCAGTCTCTCTCCACCTTTCTAACAAGCCACCATGGTCTTCTGATTGTGAATACAATGTATCCCAAGCTCAGTCCTACCACCACTCCACTTCCATACCCCATCAATACAACTTGCCAAAAGAAGGGTATTTCAGAACCTTCATGTTCCACCACCAATGGTGAAGGCGGTTCAGGCCCCCCATGGTTGATGCATGGCTTAGACAATGGTAATCCACACAATCCCAAGTTACCGCTGTAGGAATCATTATCAAAGGTATCGAATTGGTTCCCATGAGGAATTGGTCCAACAAGATTGTTGTTTGAAAGATTCAACACTTCAAGAAATGTTAGCTTCGTCATTTGAGCTGGAATCTCGCCACTGAGCTTGTTTGATGAAAGATCCAATGATTCAAGTTCTACCAAATTTCTAAATGATGCTGGGATAGAACCAGTGAAGTTGTTGTGAGAGAAGTTGAGCATTTGTAGGGAAATAAGTTGCCCGACGTCCTCAGGAATTTTTCCACAGAATTGGTTGTTTGACAAGTCAATAGATACGAAAATGGCTACTGTCTTTGTCAATTCCATCTCCAATCTTTTCGTTGTCACATTCACAGAAATTTCATCACCACTATCGCCATATGCCTCAGGAATTTGAACAATACCCCTGCCAATTCTCCTACCAACTTGGAAGACTGAGGAGTATAACCACTCTTTAGGTTTCTCTTTCATTGCTCTCAAATTTTGAAAGAGTTTCGTGGGCAATGTACCCGTAAACTTATTTCCAGAGAGATCAATTAGTCACAATGTAGAGAAGTTAGATGAAGCTATGGAATGAGGCAGTGATCCATAAAATCTATTAAATCTCAAGATAAGAACTTGTAGTCTTGGAAGCGACTCTAACCAATGGGGAAACCTATCCGTTAACTTATTGTTCCCTAAATTCAAAAGTTCCAATGAAGTACAGTTAGCCAAAGATAGCGGCACTAATCCTTCCAATTGATTGTTATTGAGTAAAAGATGGCTCAAGTCACTATTTCTCAAAAAAGAATTAGGGATCTTGCCAATGAAGTTGTTCATTTGCAAATCCAAGAGCTGGAGACATCCGATATTTCCAAGGCAATCAGGAATAGTTCCACTCAAGTTGTTTTTGGACAAGTCCAGAACTGTAAGTTGACTCCAATTGCAAATAGAAGAAGTGATATTTCCTATCAGAAAGTTGGAATGAAGGTTGAGATATTCCAAACTGTTACCCGGAAATTGCTCCAAAGCAGTCAGAAAGTTATGAGAAAGGTCCAACCATAGCAATCCTTCCCACCGTACAGCTTCCCATTTGGAAATTCCACCAGAAATCATGTTATTGGAAAGATCTAAAATTTGCAAGTACGATGTCTGAAAGAAATTCGGGAACTGCATTACACTGCAACCAGAGAATATCACAGTTCTAAGCTGGGGGAAAGAATACTCCACATCATTGCCGCTTGTGCTTAATGATAATAAACTATTACTTGAAACATTAATAAATTCAAGACTCGTGAGTTTTGAAAGCATATCTGACTTGATCACGCCACTCAAGTTGTTTGATGACAAATCGAGTAAAG is a window of Gossypium hirsutum isolate 1008001.06 chromosome D08, Gossypium_hirsutum_v2.1, whole genome shotgun sequence DNA encoding:
- the LOC121220060 gene encoding receptor-like protein 9DC3; protein product: MKEKPKEWLYSSVFQVGRRIGRGIVQIPEAYGDSGDEISVNVTTKRLEMELTKTVAIFVSIDLSNNQFCGKIPEDVGQLISLQMLNFSHNNFTGSIPASFRNLVELESLDLSSNKLSGEIPAQMTKLTFLEVLNLSNNNLVGPIPHGNQFDTFDNDSYSGNLGLCGLPLSKPCINHGGPEPPSPLVVEHEGSEIPFFWQVVLMGYGSGVVVGLSLGYIVFTIRRPWWLVRKVERDWQYNFMRWIRRNRPRRN